In Reichenbachiella agarivorans, one genomic interval encodes:
- a CDS encoding ATP-binding protein, translated as MQKNKRGEITIYYRHSDPFLIITEQGTLEGLEYEMLMGFKYYLLNQYGYDLTLTWELKRSFGDIYSQIKDHSKVGDIGLDIISKVPEREKEVKFSAPYFPDIQVLITNRSAPTIESIKDFAEMFEDYTAVSVEGTTYDIYLRELMKSQQMEFELQHIRSSNDIIRYIESNEMTFGYVDLPNYILALNKNKKIKRQNLLSKKGFGYCMIFSLDSDWNIPLNEFLASKEFELLRTKSVQKYLGYDVNQLISHIAEGENEEIVLLQREKSYMNEELHSKEKQAQEQSYIQNILLISIILALTITYFLFNSNRVKSKANEILTKHRQMIEQQNALLSRRNEDLVSRDEEKNNFIHILSHDLRAPINNITALANILNMNPEDLNEEQSRMINHIANESMRLNKMVTKILDIEKIESKTSEQFVRINLTKVVQHVVETNITHASAKKIEIITNLLPDVEVLGDEQYLFHVIENLVSNGIKFSPHEKKVFIDLTAQNHLALVKIKDEGPGMTAADQKNMFKKFQVLSAKATAGERSTGLGLSIVNKYIGLLGGELECDSEPGVGTTFTVKLSLA; from the coding sequence TTGCAAAAGAATAAACGTGGAGAAATCACAATCTACTACCGTCATTCTGACCCTTTTTTAATCATCACCGAGCAGGGTACCCTCGAAGGTCTCGAGTACGAAATGCTCATGGGTTTCAAATATTATCTCCTCAATCAATATGGATATGATCTGACCCTGACTTGGGAATTGAAAAGAAGTTTTGGAGACATCTACTCTCAAATCAAAGACCACTCTAAAGTAGGTGATATAGGACTTGATATCATATCCAAAGTACCAGAGAGAGAAAAAGAAGTCAAATTTTCAGCCCCCTATTTCCCAGACATTCAGGTACTCATCACCAACAGAAGTGCACCAACCATAGAGTCCATCAAGGATTTTGCAGAGATGTTTGAGGACTATACTGCGGTATCTGTCGAGGGTACTACCTATGACATCTACCTCCGAGAACTAATGAAAAGTCAACAAATGGAGTTTGAGCTACAGCACATCCGCTCTAGCAATGACATCATTAGATACATAGAATCCAACGAAATGACGTTTGGTTATGTGGACTTGCCCAACTACATCTTGGCACTCAACAAAAACAAGAAGATCAAAAGACAGAACCTGCTCTCCAAAAAAGGCTTTGGCTACTGCATGATTTTCAGTTTGGATAGTGATTGGAATATTCCCCTCAACGAATTCCTCGCAAGCAAGGAATTTGAGCTATTGAGAACCAAATCCGTTCAAAAGTATCTCGGATATGATGTCAATCAACTGATATCACACATCGCTGAAGGCGAAAATGAAGAAATAGTTTTGCTCCAAAGGGAAAAGAGCTACATGAACGAAGAGCTTCATTCCAAGGAAAAACAAGCGCAAGAACAAAGCTATATCCAAAACATCTTGCTGATATCGATCATCTTGGCATTGACCATCACCTATTTTCTCTTCAATAGCAACAGAGTCAAGTCCAAGGCAAACGAAATCCTAACCAAACACAGGCAGATGATAGAGCAGCAAAATGCACTGCTATCTAGAAGAAACGAAGACTTGGTCAGTAGAGACGAAGAAAAGAATAACTTCATCCACATCCTCTCCCATGACCTAAGAGCTCCGATCAACAACATCACTGCTTTGGCCAACATATTGAATATGAATCCAGAGGATCTCAACGAAGAGCAAAGTAGAATGATCAACCATATAGCCAACGAGTCCATGAGGCTCAATAAGATGGTAACCAAGATCCTGGACATTGAAAAGATCGAATCCAAAACCTCTGAGCAATTCGTAAGAATTAACTTGACAAAAGTCGTACAACATGTCGTAGAAACAAATATTACGCATGCCAGTGCTAAAAAAATTGAAATCATCACCAACCTACTACCCGATGTGGAGGTACTGGGAGATGAGCAGTACCTATTCCATGTGATAGAAAATCTAGTATCCAACGGAATCAAGTTCTCTCCACATGAAAAGAAGGTTTTTATCGACCTCACGGCTCAAAACCATCTGGCTCTCGTCAAAATCAAAGATGAAGGCCCTGGGATGACCGCTGCTGATCAAAAGAACATGTTTAAGAAATTCCAAGTATTGAGTGCCAAAGCTACTGC